One segment of Mycolicibacterium sp. YH-1 DNA contains the following:
- a CDS encoding segregation/condensation protein A, which produces MTTDTTAASSEEAPQAGFQVHLSNFDGPFDLLLQLIFAHRLDVTEVALHQVTDDFISYTKEIGRLLELDETTAFLVVAATLLDLKAARLLPAGDVHDEEDLALLEVRDLLFARLLQYRAFKHVAVMFAELEAAALRSYPRAVSLEDRYSDLLPEVMLGVDAESFAHIAATAFSPRPVPTVGTDHLHIQAVSVPEQARHILSLLEQRGIGQWASFTDLVADCTGGIEIVGRFLALLELFRARAVAFDQAEPLGVLQVSWTGDRPTNEHLAAAVEEDS; this is translated from the coding sequence GTGACCACCGACACCACAGCCGCGAGTTCGGAAGAAGCACCGCAGGCAGGGTTCCAGGTTCACCTGAGCAACTTCGACGGACCGTTCGACCTTCTGCTGCAGCTGATCTTCGCGCACCGCCTCGACGTGACCGAGGTCGCCCTGCATCAGGTCACCGATGACTTCATCTCCTACACCAAGGAGATCGGGCGCCTGCTCGAACTCGACGAGACCACCGCGTTCCTCGTCGTCGCGGCCACTCTGCTCGACCTCAAGGCCGCCCGGTTGCTGCCCGCCGGTGACGTGCACGACGAGGAGGACCTGGCCCTGCTCGAGGTGCGTGACCTGCTGTTCGCCCGGCTGCTGCAGTACCGGGCGTTCAAGCATGTCGCGGTGATGTTCGCCGAACTCGAGGCGGCCGCGCTGCGCAGCTACCCGCGTGCGGTCTCGCTGGAGGACCGGTACTCCGATCTGCTGCCCGAGGTGATGCTGGGTGTGGACGCCGAGAGCTTCGCGCACATCGCGGCCACCGCCTTCTCGCCGCGCCCGGTTCCGACGGTCGGCACCGACCACCTGCACATTCAGGCGGTGTCGGTACCGGAGCAGGCCCGGCACATCCTGAGCCTGCTGGAACAGCGCGGTATCGGCCAGTGGGCGTCGTTCACCGACCTGGTGGCCGACTGCACCGGCGGAATCGAGATCGTCGGGCGCTTCCTGGCGCTGCTCGAATTGTTCCGTGCCCGGGCGGTAGCATTCGACCAGGCAGAACCGCTTGGAGTGCTACAGGTTTCGTGGACCGGCGACCGGCCGACCAACGAACACCTGGCCGCCGCGGTGGAAGAAGACTCATGA
- a CDS encoding ParA family protein, producing the protein MTDDGGTADGMNLTGRPPRVIPEPKPRSTHGPAQVIAMCNQKGGVGKTTSTINLGASLAEYGRRVLLVDLDPQGALSAGLGVPHYELAHTVHNLLVEPRVSIDDVLISTRVKGLDLVPSNIDLSAAEIQLVNEVGREQSLHRALYPVLDRYDYVLIDCQPSLGLLTVNGLTCADGVIIPTECEYFSLRGLALLTDTVAKVRDRLNPKLDISGILVTRYDPRTVNAREVMARVVQQFGDLVFDTVITRTVRFPETSVAGEPITTWAPKSGGAQAYRALAREVIDRFGA; encoded by the coding sequence ATGACCGACGATGGTGGCACCGCCGACGGCATGAACCTGACCGGACGGCCGCCGCGGGTAATCCCCGAGCCCAAGCCCCGGAGCACGCACGGACCGGCCCAGGTCATCGCCATGTGCAACCAGAAGGGCGGCGTCGGCAAGACCACGTCGACGATCAACCTCGGCGCCAGCCTGGCCGAATACGGCCGCCGGGTGCTGTTGGTCGACCTCGACCCGCAGGGCGCCCTGTCCGCGGGTCTGGGCGTACCGCACTACGAGCTCGCGCACACCGTGCACAACCTGCTGGTCGAGCCCCGGGTGTCGATCGACGACGTGCTGATCAGCACGCGGGTCAAGGGCCTCGACCTGGTGCCCAGCAATATCGACCTGTCCGCCGCCGAGATCCAGCTGGTCAACGAGGTGGGCCGGGAGCAGTCACTGCACCGCGCGCTGTATCCGGTGCTGGACCGCTATGACTACGTTCTGATCGACTGCCAGCCCTCGCTCGGACTGCTCACGGTCAACGGATTGACGTGCGCGGACGGTGTGATCATCCCCACCGAGTGCGAGTACTTCTCGCTGCGCGGGCTGGCGCTGCTGACCGACACCGTGGCCAAGGTGCGTGACCGGCTCAACCCCAAGCTCGACATCAGCGGCATCCTGGTCACCCGCTACGACCCGCGCACCGTCAACGCGCGTGAGGTGATGGCGCGCGTGGTGCAGCAGTTCGGCGATCTGGTCTTCGACACCGTGATCACCAGGACGGTCCGTTTTCCCGAGACCAGCGTCGCCGGTGAGCCGATCACGACGTGGGCGCCGAAATCAGGTGGCGCCCAAGCGTATCGGGCACTGGCACGTGAGGTCATCGACCGGTTCGGCGCGTGA
- the steA gene encoding putative cytokinetic ring protein SteA, whose amino-acid sequence MKMSALLSRNAGPRPGVTGTARVDRDIDRLLRRVGPGDIVVIDALDLDRITADALVEAQVAAVVNASPSISGRYPNLGPEVLVANGVTLIDETGDEVFKKVKDGARVRLHNGGVYAGDRRIALGHERTDLEIHDLMIEAKTGLVAHLEAFAGNTIEFIRSESPLLIDGMGIPDIDVDVRGRHVVVVAEGPAAAVDLKALKPFIKEYQPVLVGVGMGADVLRKAGYRPALIVGDPGVMSVEVLRSGAQVVLPADADGHAKGLERIQDLGVGAMTFPAAGSAADLALLLCDHHGASLIVTAGHTANIEDFFDRSRQQSNPSTFLTRLKVGEKLVDAKAVATLYRSRISGGAIALLVLAMLVAVVVALWVSRTDAAVLQWVSEYWNQFSLWVQGWVT is encoded by the coding sequence ATGAAGATGTCAGCGCTGCTCTCACGTAACGCCGGCCCACGGCCGGGTGTCACAGGAACCGCCCGCGTCGACCGCGACATCGATCGACTTCTCCGACGCGTGGGCCCCGGCGACATCGTGGTGATCGACGCGCTGGACCTCGACCGCATCACCGCCGACGCCCTCGTCGAGGCTCAGGTGGCAGCGGTGGTCAACGCGTCGCCGTCCATCTCTGGCCGCTACCCGAACCTCGGCCCCGAGGTGCTGGTCGCCAACGGCGTGACGTTGATCGACGAGACCGGCGACGAGGTGTTCAAGAAGGTCAAGGACGGCGCACGCGTACGCCTGCACAACGGCGGCGTGTACGCGGGGGATCGCCGCATCGCGCTCGGCCACGAGCGGACCGACCTCGAGATCCACGACCTGATGATCGAGGCGAAGACCGGCCTGGTCGCCCATCTGGAGGCCTTCGCGGGCAACACCATCGAGTTCATCCGCAGCGAGAGCCCGCTGCTGATTGACGGTATGGGCATTCCCGACATCGACGTCGACGTCCGGGGCAGGCACGTCGTCGTGGTCGCCGAGGGGCCCGCCGCCGCTGTCGATCTCAAGGCCCTCAAGCCCTTCATCAAGGAGTACCAACCGGTCCTGGTCGGGGTCGGGATGGGTGCCGACGTGCTGCGAAAGGCCGGCTACCGGCCCGCGCTCATCGTGGGGGACCCCGGTGTCATGAGCGTTGAGGTGCTTCGTTCGGGCGCTCAGGTGGTGCTGCCCGCTGACGCCGACGGGCACGCCAAGGGCCTCGAGCGCATCCAGGACCTCGGCGTCGGCGCCATGACGTTCCCCGCCGCCGGTTCGGCCGCGGACCTGGCGCTGCTGCTGTGCGATCACCACGGCGCATCGCTCATCGTGACCGCGGGTCACACCGCCAACATCGAGGACTTCTTCGATCGCTCACGGCAGCAGAGCAATCCGTCGACGTTCCTCACCCGCCTCAAGGTCGGGGAGAAGCTGGTCGACGCCAAGGCCGTCGCCACGCTGTACCGCAGCCGAATCTCCGGTGGAGCCATCGCGCTTCTTGTCCTCGCGATGCTGGTGGCCGTCGTCGTCGCGCTGTGGGTGTCGCGCACGGATGCCGCGGTACTGCAGTGGGTCTCGGAGTACTGGAATCAGTTCTCGCTCTGGGTCCAGGGCTGGGTCACCTAG
- the scpB gene encoding SMC-Scp complex subunit ScpB, which yields MTDDIDRLNGALNTAEDEPGDAVEGAAEDAAEDATTELGDDDVDVIGDVAETPELEDVELDDDELGAVLEALLLVVDTPVPADALATAIDQPAYRVAAKLTVMAAELAARDSGIDLREAGGGWRMYTRSRYAPYVERLLLDGTRSKLTRAALETLAVVAYRQPVTRARVSAVRGVNVDAVMRTLLARGLITEAGTDPDSGAAAFATTELFLERLGLSSLTDLPDIAPLLPDVDVIDDITETLGDEPRFVKLGGAAVSEQPLSFDVDKD from the coding sequence ATGACAGACGATATCGACCGGCTCAATGGGGCCCTGAACACCGCTGAAGACGAACCCGGTGACGCAGTTGAAGGGGCGGCTGAAGACGCCGCTGAGGACGCCACGACCGAGCTGGGCGACGACGACGTAGATGTCATCGGCGACGTCGCGGAGACCCCGGAACTCGAGGACGTCGAACTCGATGACGACGAGCTCGGTGCTGTGCTGGAGGCGCTGCTGCTGGTGGTGGACACCCCGGTGCCCGCCGACGCGTTGGCCACGGCGATCGATCAGCCGGCCTATCGGGTGGCGGCCAAGCTGACGGTGATGGCCGCCGAGCTCGCCGCCCGCGACAGCGGGATCGACCTGCGCGAGGCCGGGGGAGGGTGGCGCATGTACACCCGGTCCCGATACGCGCCGTATGTCGAACGGCTACTGCTCGACGGCACGCGGTCGAAGCTGACCCGCGCGGCACTCGAGACACTGGCGGTGGTGGCCTATCGCCAGCCCGTCACCCGGGCGCGCGTGAGTGCGGTGCGTGGCGTCAACGTCGACGCGGTGATGCGCACGCTGCTGGCCCGCGGGTTGATCACCGAGGCAGGCACGGACCCCGACTCGGGAGCCGCCGCGTTCGCGACCACAGAGTTGTTCCTGGAGCGGCTCGGGCTGTCGTCACTGACCGACCTGCCCGATATCGCGCCTCTGCTACCGGACGTCGACGTCATCGACGACATCACCGAAACCCTCGGTGACGAACCCAGATTCGTCAAGCTCGGCGGTGCTGCAGTGAGCGAGCAGCCGTTGTCCTTCGACGTGGACAAGGACTGA
- a CDS encoding CTP synthase — protein MSGQSKPLRKHPQTTTKHLFVSGGVASSLGKGLTASSLGQLLTARGLQVTMQKLDPYLNVDPGTMNPFQHGEVFVTEDGAETDLDVGHYERFLDRNLSGSANVTTGQVYSSVIAKERRGEYLGDTVQVIPHITDEIKSRILAMAAPDARGNRPDVVITEIGGTVGDIESLPFLEAARQVRHEVGRDNVFFLHVSLVPYLAPSGELKTKPTQHSVAALRSIGISPDALILRCDRDVPEPLKNKIALMCDVDIDGVISTPDAPSIYDIPKVLHREELDAYVVRRLNLPFRDVDWTEWDDLLRRVHEPQETVRIALVGKYIDLSDAYLSVAEALRAGGFKHHAKVEIRWVASDDCETDAGAAAVLSDVHGVLIPGGFGIRGIDGKLGAIKFARKQGVPLLGLCLGLQCIVIEAARSVGIDGANSAEFDPETPDPVISTMADQRDAVAGEADLGGTMRLGAYPAALDAGSIVAEAYQATEVSERHRHRYEVNNAYRDRIAESGLRFSGTSPDGHLVEFVEYAPEIHPFLVGTQAHPELKSRPTRPHPLFAAFIGAALNYKAAERLPMELTDERSREESTAAERANGTEHATDAELPAVQEPVHRG, from the coding sequence TTGTCCGGCCAGTCAAAACCGCTACGCAAGCACCCACAGACCACTACCAAACACCTGTTTGTCAGTGGTGGTGTCGCGTCCTCACTGGGCAAGGGGCTCACCGCCAGTAGCCTCGGCCAGCTGCTCACCGCGCGCGGCCTTCAGGTGACGATGCAGAAGCTGGACCCCTACCTCAACGTCGATCCCGGGACGATGAACCCGTTTCAGCACGGTGAGGTGTTCGTCACAGAGGACGGCGCGGAGACCGACCTCGACGTCGGCCACTACGAGCGCTTTCTGGACCGCAACCTGTCCGGGTCGGCGAATGTGACCACCGGACAGGTGTATTCGTCGGTGATCGCGAAGGAGCGGCGCGGCGAGTACCTCGGCGACACGGTCCAGGTGATTCCGCACATCACCGACGAGATCAAGAGCCGCATCCTGGCGATGGCCGCCCCCGACGCCCGGGGCAACCGGCCCGACGTGGTGATCACCGAGATCGGTGGCACCGTCGGCGACATCGAGTCACTGCCGTTCCTGGAGGCGGCTCGTCAGGTCCGTCACGAGGTGGGCCGCGACAACGTGTTCTTCCTGCACGTGTCGCTGGTGCCCTACCTCGCTCCGTCGGGCGAACTCAAGACCAAGCCCACCCAGCACTCGGTCGCCGCGCTGCGCAGCATCGGCATCTCACCCGACGCGCTGATCCTGCGGTGTGACCGCGACGTGCCCGAGCCGTTGAAGAACAAGATCGCACTGATGTGTGACGTCGACATCGACGGTGTGATCTCGACGCCCGACGCCCCGTCGATCTACGACATCCCGAAGGTGCTGCACCGCGAGGAGCTGGACGCCTACGTGGTGCGCCGGCTCAACCTGCCGTTCCGCGACGTCGACTGGACCGAGTGGGATGACCTGCTGCGCCGCGTGCACGAGCCGCAGGAGACCGTGCGGATCGCGCTGGTGGGCAAGTACATCGACCTGTCCGACGCGTACCTCTCGGTCGCGGAGGCGCTGCGCGCCGGCGGGTTCAAGCACCACGCCAAGGTCGAGATCCGCTGGGTCGCCTCCGACGACTGCGAGACCGACGCCGGTGCGGCAGCGGTGCTCAGCGATGTGCACGGGGTCCTGATCCCCGGCGGGTTCGGCATCCGCGGCATCGACGGCAAGCTGGGCGCCATCAAGTTCGCCCGCAAGCAGGGCGTACCCCTGCTGGGCCTGTGCCTGGGACTGCAGTGCATCGTGATCGAGGCGGCCCGGTCGGTCGGTATCGACGGTGCCAACTCGGCGGAGTTCGACCCCGAGACACCCGACCCCGTCATCTCCACGATGGCCGATCAGCGCGATGCGGTCGCCGGTGAGGCCGATCTCGGCGGCACCATGCGACTGGGTGCCTACCCGGCCGCCCTGGACGCGGGATCGATTGTGGCGGAGGCCTACCAGGCCACCGAGGTGTCCGAGCGTCACCGTCACCGTTACGAGGTGAACAACGCCTACCGGGACCGGATCGCTGAGAGTGGGTTGCGGTTCAGTGGGACGTCGCCGGACGGTCATCTGGTGGAGTTCGTCGAGTACGCGCCCGAGATCCACCCCTTCCTCGTCGGCACCCAGGCCCACCCGGAGCTGAAGAGCCGTCCCACCCGGCCGCACCCGTTGTTCGCGGCGTTCATCGGCGCGGCGCTGAACTACAAGGCTGCCGAACGGCTTCCCATGGAGCTCACCGACGAGCGCTCGCGCGAGGAGTCGACGGCTGCCGAGCGCGCCAACGGGACCGAGCACGCGACGGATGCGGAGCTGCCGGCCGTGCAAGAGCCAGTGCACCGTGGGTGA
- a CDS encoding pseudouridine synthase: MNEETEGVRLQKVLSQAGVASRRVAERMIMDGRVSVDDRIVTEMGTRVDPDNSVIRVDGARIKIDDTMVYLAINKERGMHSTMSDDQGRACVGDLIEHRIRGNKKLFHVGRLDADTAGLLILTNDGELAHRLMHPSYEVPKTYLATLNGTVPRGIGKRLKDGIELDDGPIKVDDFAMVDTVPGKSLVKVTLHEGRKRLVRRMFAAVGFPVYELVRTDIGSVALGEQRPGSIRVLTSKEVGELYKAVGM; encoded by the coding sequence ATGAACGAGGAAACAGAGGGCGTCCGCCTTCAGAAGGTGCTGTCGCAGGCCGGCGTTGCGTCGCGACGAGTGGCCGAACGGATGATCATGGACGGCCGCGTCTCGGTCGACGATCGGATCGTGACCGAGATGGGTACACGTGTCGACCCTGACAACTCGGTGATCCGTGTGGACGGCGCGCGCATCAAGATCGACGACACGATGGTGTACCTGGCGATCAACAAAGAGCGCGGCATGCACTCGACGATGTCGGACGATCAGGGGCGGGCGTGTGTCGGCGACCTCATCGAGCACCGAATTCGCGGCAACAAGAAGCTCTTTCACGTGGGACGCCTCGACGCCGACACCGCGGGACTGCTGATCCTGACCAATGACGGCGAGCTGGCCCACCGCCTCATGCACCCGTCCTACGAGGTGCCCAAGACCTACCTGGCGACGCTCAACGGCACCGTGCCGCGCGGCATTGGCAAGAGGCTCAAGGACGGAATCGAGTTGGACGACGGCCCCATCAAGGTCGACGACTTCGCGATGGTGGACACCGTGCCAGGGAAGTCGCTGGTGAAGGTGACTCTGCACGAGGGTCGCAAGCGCCTCGTCCGGCGGATGTTCGCCGCCGTCGGGTTCCCGGTGTACGAGTTGGTCCGCACCGACATCGGCTCGGTCGCGCTCGGCGAGCAGCGGCCGGGCAGTATCCGGGTGCTGACCAGCAAGGAAGTCGGCGAACTGTACAAGGCGGTAGGAATGTGA
- the cmk gene encoding (d)CMP kinase, giving the protein MSGSVTIAVDGPAGTGKSSVSRGLARALQARYLDTGSMYRIVTLAVLRKGIDLADANAIGALAAEADLAVGFDPDEDRSYLAGEDVSMEIRGDAVTKAVSAVSAVPAVRTRLVQRQRELADGPGSVVVEGRDIGTVVLPDADVKIFLTASAEERARRRNDQNVAAGLPGDYDAVLADVQRRDHLDSTRAVSPLRAADDAIVVDSSDMTQHEVVAHLLDLVEQRAGVRP; this is encoded by the coding sequence GTGAGTGGCTCTGTGACGATCGCCGTCGACGGGCCGGCTGGTACCGGAAAGTCCTCGGTGTCAAGAGGTTTGGCGCGTGCGCTGCAGGCGCGTTACCTCGACACGGGTTCGATGTACCGGATCGTGACGCTGGCGGTGCTGCGCAAGGGGATCGACCTGGCCGACGCCAACGCGATCGGGGCGCTGGCCGCCGAGGCTGATCTGGCGGTCGGCTTCGATCCCGACGAGGACCGCTCCTACCTTGCCGGTGAGGACGTCTCGATGGAGATCCGCGGCGACGCGGTGACCAAGGCGGTGTCGGCGGTCTCCGCGGTGCCCGCCGTGCGCACGCGGCTCGTGCAGCGTCAACGCGAGCTTGCCGACGGCCCGGGCAGCGTCGTGGTCGAGGGCCGCGACATCGGCACGGTGGTCCTGCCGGATGCCGACGTGAAGATCTTCCTGACCGCGTCGGCGGAGGAGCGTGCACGCCGGCGCAACGATCAGAACGTCGCCGCGGGTCTGCCCGGCGACTACGACGCCGTGCTCGCCGACGTGCAGCGCCGCGATCACCTGGACTCCACCCGCGCGGTCTCCCCGCTGCGGGCTGCCGACGACGCGATCGTCGTCGATTCCAGCGATATGACCCAACACGAGGTGGTCGCACATCTGCTCGACCTCGTTGAACAACGCGCAGGGGTTCGTCCGTGA
- the xerD gene encoding site-specific tyrosine recombinase XerD, producing the protein MTTLRSADVSGSGAPGGGALDGQLQGYVDHLTIERGVAANTLSSYRRDLRRYSEHLVSRGITDLRDVTETDVSEFLVALRKGDPDAGTPALSAVSAARALIAVRGLHRFAAAEGVTDLDVARAVKPPTPSRRLPKSLTVDEVLALLDGAGGDAETDGPLTLRNRALLEVLYSTGARISEAVGLDVDDVDVHSRSVLLRGKGGKQRLVPIGRPAVNALDVYLVRGRPDLARRGRGTPGIFLNARGGRLSRQSAWQVLQDAAERSGIGSAVSPHTLRHSFATHLLEGGADVRVVQELLGHASVTTTQIYTLVTVSALREVWAGAHPRAR; encoded by the coding sequence ATGACCACGCTCCGCTCCGCTGATGTCTCGGGGAGCGGAGCTCCTGGCGGTGGCGCACTCGACGGCCAGCTGCAGGGTTATGTCGACCACCTGACCATCGAACGCGGTGTGGCCGCGAACACGCTGAGCTCGTACCGGCGCGACCTGCGCCGGTACTCCGAGCACCTGGTCTCGCGCGGTATCACCGACCTGCGCGATGTCACCGAGACCGATGTCAGCGAGTTCCTGGTGGCGTTGCGCAAGGGGGACCCCGACGCTGGTACGCCCGCCCTGTCGGCTGTCTCCGCGGCTCGCGCGTTGATCGCCGTGCGGGGGCTGCACCGATTCGCCGCGGCCGAGGGCGTCACCGACCTCGATGTCGCCCGTGCGGTCAAACCGCCGACACCGAGCCGCCGGCTGCCGAAGAGCCTCACCGTCGACGAGGTGCTGGCACTGCTGGACGGAGCCGGTGGGGACGCCGAGACCGACGGCCCGCTGACCCTGCGCAACCGGGCCCTGCTGGAGGTCCTGTACTCCACCGGCGCCCGCATCTCGGAGGCTGTTGGTCTCGACGTCGACGACGTCGACGTGCACTCCCGGTCCGTCCTGCTCCGCGGCAAGGGTGGCAAGCAGCGTCTGGTGCCCATCGGCAGACCCGCCGTCAACGCGCTCGACGTCTACCTGGTGCGCGGGCGGCCCGATCTGGCGCGCCGGGGCAGGGGCACACCCGGCATATTCCTCAACGCCCGCGGAGGGCGGCTCTCACGACAGAGCGCCTGGCAGGTGCTGCAGGACGCGGCGGAGCGGTCGGGCATCGGGTCTGCGGTGTCACCCCACACGCTGCGGCACTCGTTCGCGACTCATCTGCTCGAGGGCGGCGCCGACGTGCGGGTGGTTCAGGAGCTCCTCGGCCATGCGTCGGTGACGACCACGCAGATCTACACCCTGGTGACCGTCAGCGCGCTACGCGAGGTCTGGGCCGGCGCGCATCCACGCGCGCGGTAG
- a CDS encoding NUDIX hydrolase, with translation MGDHDFETVASETLYVGKIFALRADEVRMPGDGTARREVIEHFGAVAIVALDTDRNVVLVHQYRHAVGRRLWELPAGLLDMGDEAPHLTAARELEEEAGLAAQHWHVLVDVVSAPGFSDECVRVYLATDLTEIGRPAAHDEEADLVVRRVPLADAVRMVFAGEIVNSLAVAGILAAANMSDEGALRSVDAPWIDQPTAFRARQA, from the coding sequence GTGGGTGACCACGACTTCGAGACCGTCGCCAGCGAAACCCTCTACGTCGGAAAGATCTTCGCGCTGCGCGCCGACGAGGTGCGCATGCCCGGCGACGGCACGGCGCGGCGCGAGGTCATCGAGCACTTCGGCGCCGTCGCCATCGTCGCGCTGGACACCGACCGCAACGTCGTTCTGGTCCACCAGTACCGGCATGCCGTAGGCCGGCGACTGTGGGAGCTGCCCGCCGGGCTCCTTGACATGGGCGATGAGGCGCCGCACCTCACGGCGGCCCGCGAGCTCGAGGAGGAGGCGGGGCTGGCGGCACAGCACTGGCACGTGCTGGTCGACGTCGTCTCCGCGCCCGGTTTCAGCGACGAGTGCGTGCGGGTGTACCTGGCCACCGACCTGACCGAGATCGGGCGGCCCGCCGCGCACGACGAGGAGGCCGATCTCGTCGTGCGACGGGTGCCGCTTGCCGACGCGGTGCGGATGGTGTTCGCCGGCGAGATCGTCAACTCCCTTGCCGTGGCCGGAATCCTGGCTGCTGCCAACATGTCTGACGAGGGCGCGCTGCGCTCGGTCGACGCGCCGTGGATCGACCAGCCGACCGCCTTCCGGGCCAGGCAGGCATGA
- a CDS encoding copper transporter, with amino-acid sequence MISLRTHAISLAAVFLALAIGVMLGSGLLSNTLLSGLRDDKHELQNQINGLTDEKNALNERLNAAGEFDAQMSPRILRDALKGKSVIVFRTPDAADDDVDSVARYVGTAGGTVAGTIALTQEFVDANSAEKLLSVVNSPIVPAGRQLTTSLVDQGSQAGDLLGIALLRGKDPAVDDAQRDTVLATLRDTGFLSYGDQRIGVADTALIVTGGNPGDTAGNQGATVARLAAGLAPHGTGTVVAGRAGSATGTAAVAVIRSDSGLNDAVSTVDDVDAQSGRITTVLGLADLAIGGQPGQYGVGQGATAVTIPQ; translated from the coding sequence TTGATTTCCCTTCGCACGCATGCGATCTCCCTTGCCGCGGTCTTCCTGGCGTTAGCCATTGGGGTGATGCTCGGTTCGGGCCTGTTGTCCAACACCCTGTTATCGGGTCTGCGCGACGACAAGCACGAACTGCAGAACCAGATCAACGGCCTCACCGATGAGAAGAACGCGCTCAACGAGAGGCTGAACGCGGCAGGCGAGTTCGATGCGCAGATGTCGCCGCGGATCCTGCGTGACGCGCTGAAGGGCAAGTCGGTCATCGTGTTCCGCACGCCCGATGCCGCCGACGATGACGTCGACTCGGTGGCGCGCTACGTCGGCACCGCCGGCGGCACCGTGGCCGGCACCATCGCGCTGACTCAGGAGTTCGTCGACGCCAACTCGGCGGAGAAACTGCTCTCGGTGGTGAACTCGCCGATCGTGCCCGCCGGGCGCCAGCTGACCACCTCGCTGGTCGACCAGGGCTCCCAAGCCGGGGACCTGCTGGGCATCGCGCTGCTGCGCGGCAAGGACCCCGCCGTGGATGACGCGCAGCGTGACACCGTTCTGGCCACACTGCGCGACACCGGCTTCCTGTCGTACGGCGATCAGCGGATCGGTGTCGCCGACACCGCACTGATCGTGACCGGTGGAAACCCCGGGGACACCGCGGGCAATCAGGGCGCCACCGTGGCGCGCCTCGCTGCCGGTCTCGCACCGCATGGCACCGGAACCGTCGTCGCGGGCCGCGCCGGCTCGGCCACCGGCACCGCCGCCGTCGCGGTGATCAGGTCCGACTCCGGTCTCAACGACGCGGTCAGCACCGTCGACGACGTCGACGCGCAGTCGGGCCGGATCACGACGGTGCTGGGGCTGGCCGACCTGGCCATCGGAGGCCAGCCCGGCCAGTACGGCGTCGGGCAGGGCGCCACCGCGGTGACCATCCCGCAGTAA
- a CDS encoding O-methyltransferase — MSWKQRLPFLRWSLVRMALGMPEFIRTGQIGDGREEAAAAYVEAHARGGDVDHVLETIDEFAREQSMLMNIGDEKGIILDAAVRRAAPAQALELGTYCGYSAMRIARAAPTARVYSVEFSAANAAIARRIWAHADLDDRITCVVGTLTDGGKTLDALDALGFTAGSLDFLFIDHEKSAYLTDLESILDRGWLHPGSVVVADNVRIPGAPRYRAYMEEEQDKRWHTVEHKTHVEYQTLLPDLVLESDYLGEPT, encoded by the coding sequence ATGAGCTGGAAACAGCGCCTGCCCTTCCTTCGGTGGTCGCTGGTGCGCATGGCGCTGGGCATGCCGGAGTTCATCCGAACAGGTCAGATCGGTGACGGCCGAGAAGAGGCGGCCGCGGCCTATGTCGAGGCCCACGCCCGCGGCGGTGACGTCGACCACGTTCTCGAGACCATCGACGAATTCGCCCGGGAACAGTCCATGCTGATGAACATCGGCGACGAGAAGGGCATCATCCTCGACGCCGCCGTGCGACGAGCCGCCCCGGCGCAGGCCCTGGAACTCGGCACATACTGCGGCTACAGCGCGATGCGCATCGCCCGCGCGGCGCCCACTGCCAGGGTTTACTCGGTCGAGTTCTCCGCGGCCAACGCCGCCATTGCCCGTCGGATCTGGGCACACGCCGACCTCGACGACCGGATCACCTGTGTCGTCGGCACCCTCACCGACGGCGGCAAGACCCTCGATGCCCTCGACGCCCTGGGGTTCACCGCGGGGTCGCTGGACTTCCTGTTCATCGATCACGAGAAGAGCGCCTACCTGACCGATCTCGAGAGCATCCTGGACCGCGGCTGGCTGCACCCGGGCTCTGTCGTGGTCGCCGACAACGTCCGCATCCCCGGCGCCCCGCGCTACCGCGCCTACATGGAGGAGGAGCAGGACAAGCGCTGGCACACCGTCGAGCACAAGACGCACGTCGAGTACCAGACCCTGTTGCCCGACCTCGTCCTCGAGTCGGACTACCTGGGCGAGCCGACCTGA